Proteins from a genomic interval of Mycobacteriales bacterium:
- a CDS encoding GNAT family N-acetyltransferase: MSSTATALDDGITLDVLLRDGSIAQVRLLRPEDRDALTALNERVSLRTRHLRYFSVSDGPGTWYVDKLVHGAEAHATLVAVVDREIVATAGFARSERDPRQADLALLVDDDHQLHGLGALLLEHLATLARHHGVEAFTADVLQENTRMLRLLHGSGFATTGTGAHGTLELTVDLHEMPGLWDAVLRRDRQAEQASLEPVLRPSSVVVVGSTRSGSVADQVYNSLVRTGFTGRLTFVDGRTRLSDLPVTPDLVVVAVPAPGVLATAQDAASRGARGLLVLSAGFAESGAEGAERQAALLRLCRDTGMRLVGPNCLGILNTDPAISLNATFCDAQPRSGSVALVSQSGAVGIAALRHAERRGAGLSLFVSTGNKADVSGNDLLAYLQDDPRTSVIALYLESFGNARTFARLARDVGRTKPIVVVKAGRSASGAQAGQSHTAAAATPEIAIEALLREAGVIRADDLDELFDVLSVLESGRLPRAKRVAVIGNSGGPGVLAADACAGAGLQMAELSPATTQQLLGLLPTGASARNPVDLLATISPADFETAVRLVAADPGVDAVVTIYTPLLRDAETAYAEAIARLQREREDVPVVATFPGLHTPPAALGREGRNAVPFFEFPERAVRALGRAADYVEQRDRGDEPATPTAPEGAALGARLVLTSRAEPQGWLTPSEATSVLEAYGIRCARVVEVHDPEAAVAAADLLHYPVALKAAGTTVVHKADVGGLALDLTTADQVRTAYLDLQRRVGPAMTGAIVQRMHPTSGGLELIAGLTVDPTVGPLLLVGAGGTLTDVLGDQVVRVPPTNRRDALEMLSELRCSRLFEGYRNLPALDLEATVDVLLALACLARDLPEVQELDINPLLVTPHGATGIDVRVRIGTPQHHRELPARSLSS; encoded by the coding sequence ATGAGCTCCACCGCCACCGCGCTCGACGACGGCATCACGCTGGACGTGCTGCTGCGCGACGGGTCGATCGCCCAGGTTCGGCTGCTCCGTCCCGAGGACCGCGACGCCCTGACCGCCCTCAACGAGCGGGTCTCCTTGCGGACCCGGCACCTGAGGTACTTCAGCGTCAGTGACGGCCCCGGCACGTGGTACGTCGACAAGCTCGTGCACGGAGCCGAGGCCCACGCGACCCTGGTCGCCGTGGTCGACCGCGAGATCGTCGCGACCGCCGGCTTCGCGCGGTCCGAGCGAGACCCCCGGCAGGCAGACCTCGCCCTGCTCGTCGACGACGACCACCAGCTGCACGGCCTCGGCGCGCTGCTGCTGGAGCACCTGGCGACCCTCGCCCGGCACCACGGCGTGGAGGCCTTCACCGCCGACGTGCTGCAGGAGAACACCCGGATGCTGCGGCTGCTGCACGGGAGTGGCTTCGCGACCACCGGGACAGGGGCACACGGGACCCTCGAGCTGACGGTTGACCTGCACGAGATGCCGGGGCTCTGGGACGCCGTCCTGCGCCGCGACCGGCAGGCCGAGCAGGCCTCGCTCGAGCCCGTGCTCCGGCCGTCGAGCGTCGTCGTCGTGGGGAGCACCCGCTCCGGCAGCGTCGCGGACCAGGTCTACAACAGCCTGGTGCGCACCGGCTTCACCGGTCGACTGACCTTCGTGGACGGGCGCACCCGGCTGTCCGACCTGCCCGTGACGCCCGACCTCGTCGTCGTCGCGGTCCCGGCGCCTGGGGTCCTCGCCACTGCGCAGGACGCTGCGAGCAGGGGGGCGCGCGGCCTGCTGGTCCTCAGCGCGGGGTTCGCCGAGAGCGGGGCGGAGGGGGCGGAGCGCCAAGCCGCGCTGCTCCGCCTGTGCCGCGACACGGGCATGCGCCTCGTCGGCCCCAACTGCCTGGGGATCCTCAACACCGACCCGGCCATCTCGCTCAACGCCACCTTCTGCGACGCGCAGCCGCGCAGCGGGTCGGTGGCCCTGGTGTCCCAGTCGGGCGCCGTCGGCATCGCCGCCCTCCGCCACGCGGAGCGCCGGGGCGCCGGGCTGTCGCTGTTCGTCTCCACCGGCAACAAGGCCGACGTCTCGGGCAACGACCTGCTGGCCTACCTGCAGGACGACCCGCGGACCAGCGTCATCGCGCTCTACCTCGAGTCCTTCGGCAACGCGCGCACGTTCGCCCGGCTGGCCAGGGACGTCGGGCGGACCAAGCCCATCGTCGTGGTCAAGGCCGGGCGATCTGCCTCGGGCGCGCAGGCAGGCCAGTCGCACACCGCTGCCGCGGCGACGCCCGAGATCGCCATCGAGGCCCTGCTGCGCGAGGCCGGGGTCATCAGGGCCGACGACCTCGACGAGCTCTTCGACGTGCTCTCTGTCCTGGAGTCGGGCCGGCTGCCTCGGGCCAAGCGGGTCGCGGTCATCGGCAACTCCGGCGGACCGGGGGTGCTCGCCGCGGATGCGTGTGCGGGAGCGGGGCTGCAGATGGCGGAGCTCTCCCCCGCGACGACCCAGCAGCTGCTCGGCCTGCTGCCGACGGGCGCGTCGGCGCGCAACCCCGTCGACCTGCTCGCCACGATCTCCCCGGCGGACTTCGAGACCGCGGTGCGCCTCGTCGCGGCCGACCCCGGCGTGGACGCCGTCGTGACGATCTACACGCCGCTGCTGCGCGATGCGGAGACCGCCTACGCCGAGGCGATCGCCCGGCTGCAGCGGGAACGCGAGGACGTGCCCGTCGTCGCGACCTTCCCGGGGCTCCACACCCCGCCTGCGGCGCTCGGTCGCGAGGGGCGCAACGCGGTGCCCTTCTTCGAGTTCCCCGAGCGGGCGGTGCGAGCTCTGGGCCGGGCCGCGGACTACGTCGAGCAGCGCGACCGCGGTGATGAGCCGGCCACGCCCACCGCCCCCGAGGGTGCGGCGCTGGGTGCGCGGCTGGTCCTGACCTCGCGGGCGGAACCGCAGGGATGGCTGACGCCGAGCGAGGCCACCTCGGTCCTCGAGGCCTACGGCATCCGGTGTGCCCGCGTCGTCGAGGTGCACGACCCCGAGGCGGCCGTCGCGGCTGCGGACCTCCTCCACTACCCGGTCGCGCTCAAGGCGGCCGGCACCACCGTGGTGCACAAGGCAGACGTCGGTGGACTGGCTCTCGACCTCACGACCGCCGACCAGGTCCGCACGGCCTACCTCGACCTGCAGCGCCGCGTCGGTCCCGCGATGACGGGCGCGATCGTGCAGCGGATGCACCCGACCAGCGGTGGCCTCGAGCTCATCGCGGGCCTCACCGTCGACCCGACCGTCGGGCCGCTGCTGCTGGTCGGCGCCGGTGGCACCCTCACCGACGTGCTTGGCGATCAGGTCGTGCGCGTCCCCCCGACGAACCGGCGCGACGCCCTGGAGATGCTGTCGGAGCTGCGCTGCTCGCGGTTGTTCGAGGGCTACCGCAACCTGCCCGCGCTGGACCTCGAAGCGACGGTCGACGTGCTCCTGGCCCTCGCCTGCCTGGCCCGCGACCTGCCGGAGGTGCAGGAGCTCGACATCAACCCACTGCTCGTCACGCCCCACGGCGCGACCGGCATCGACGTCCGCGTGCGGATCGGCACTCCCCAGCACCACCGCGAGCTACCGGCTCGCAGCCTCAGCAGCTGA
- a CDS encoding pyridoxal phosphate-dependent aminotransferase codes for MRRLLVHRMQGFGTTVFAEMSALALRTGSVNLGQGFPDTDGPAAMVEEHVRGLRAGLNQYPPGPGLPVLRQAVASHQQRHYGITLDPDSQVLVTVGATEAIAASVLALVEPGDEVLLVEPYYDSYAASVALAGGVRRAVPLRRDGAGLRLDVADLRAALTDRTRLLLLNTPHNPSGTVLTETELRDVAAFCIEHDLLVLSDEVYEHLVYDGLRHLPIATLPGMAERTLTISSAAKTYSVTGWKTGWVTGPAELVRAVQTVKQFLTFVAHGAAQSAVAHALEHEQAWVTALAASLGERRTLLADGLRACGLEVLRSDATYFLQADVASLGWRSGTDFARALPERAGVVCIPTEAFCDSDVGATLVRFAFCKQDSVLVEAVDRLAAADLAWSGSA; via the coding sequence ATGAGAAGGCTGCTCGTGCACCGGATGCAGGGCTTCGGCACGACGGTCTTCGCGGAGATGTCGGCGCTCGCGCTGCGGACCGGGTCGGTCAACCTCGGGCAGGGCTTCCCCGACACCGACGGACCGGCAGCGATGGTCGAGGAGCACGTCCGCGGCCTGCGGGCCGGCCTCAACCAGTACCCACCCGGCCCGGGACTGCCCGTCCTGCGACAGGCCGTCGCCTCCCACCAGCAGCGCCACTACGGCATCACGCTCGACCCGGACAGCCAGGTGCTCGTCACCGTCGGTGCGACCGAGGCGATCGCCGCCAGCGTGCTCGCCCTCGTCGAGCCGGGCGACGAGGTTCTCCTCGTCGAGCCGTACTACGACAGTTACGCCGCCTCCGTGGCCCTCGCCGGCGGCGTCCGCCGAGCCGTGCCGCTGCGCCGCGACGGTGCAGGCTTACGCCTCGACGTGGCGGACCTCCGGGCTGCCCTCACCGACCGCACCCGACTGCTCCTGCTCAACACCCCCCACAACCCGAGTGGCACCGTCCTCACCGAGACAGAGCTGCGCGACGTCGCGGCGTTCTGCATCGAGCACGACCTGCTGGTGCTCAGCGACGAGGTCTACGAGCACCTCGTGTACGACGGGCTGCGCCACCTCCCGATCGCCACCCTGCCTGGTATGGCCGAGCGGACTCTGACGATCTCGTCAGCGGCGAAGACCTACTCGGTCACCGGCTGGAAGACCGGGTGGGTCACGGGCCCCGCCGAGCTGGTGCGCGCGGTCCAGACCGTGAAGCAGTTCCTCACCTTCGTCGCGCACGGTGCCGCACAGTCGGCGGTCGCCCACGCGCTGGAGCACGAGCAGGCGTGGGTCACCGCCCTGGCCGCCTCCTTGGGGGAGCGACGGACCCTGCTCGCCGACGGGTTGCGGGCGTGCGGTCTCGAGGTGCTGCGTTCCGACGCGACCTACTTCCTCCAGGCCGACGTCGCATCCCTGGGCTGGCGCAGCGGCACCGACTTCGCCCGGGCTCTGCCAGAGCGGGCCGGCGTCGTCTGCATCCCGACCGAGGCCTTCTGCGACAGCGACGTCGGCGCGACGCTGGTGCGCTTCGCGTTCTGCAAGCAGGACAGCGTGCTGGTCGAGGCTGTCGACCGGCTGGCCGCGGCGGACCTGGCCTGGTCGGGCTCGGCGTAG
- a CDS encoding SpoIIE family protein phosphatase, producing MSPPDRPPAALGDRPDLSVLLDPARVNAVERIVLDAPGQVRVQDLTRLAAAVLGADYAQVSLLGAAEQHVAALHGAELDDSGRRSPVEASLCTVTAAFGAPLAIEDAQTHPWVSDLPPVATGAVSSYLGVLLCDQPGNVLGSLCVYGSEPREWLAGDVARLLSIAELVADELDSSSRSNEGSSTSIRLELAAAAADLGSFDHDLGTGLLVWDARMRALHGLTEADVAGDLASFESVVHPEDLPGVRQATDSAVEALGDLVLNYRVRLPGGGHRWVKARGRVLPGLLGQAARIVGAAYDSSAERGLSEELSRLLETMPAAFVRVDHDWSLTYANAGAEASFGRRRHELIGRPLWEAFPEASGTEAEEAYRQARATGQPTTVEVRLRGAWLEVHVWPDAQGMSFFLQDVTHRKDAEQALEREVRVLQSALLPKEAQAVPHVVVATRYLPATSGALAGGDFFKTVRVEGRLVVMLGDVMGHGTASAARAGQLHSLGAALALEGHGPGALLERLARGVHQMMDLELATLLVCSYDPATRLLTCATAGHPPPLVAPVVGQPRYLDLEPGPPIGVATGEYAELVCALEAGSTTVLFSDGLVERRDESIETGLERLRQAVAELRMPPEAVADHVLEELGCRTAGSDDVALLVLSHL from the coding sequence ATGTCGCCCCCGGACCGGCCGCCCGCAGCGCTGGGTGACCGACCGGACCTCTCGGTGCTCCTGGACCCCGCCCGGGTGAATGCGGTGGAGCGGATCGTCCTCGATGCACCGGGCCAGGTGCGGGTCCAGGACCTCACCCGGCTGGCGGCGGCGGTGCTCGGCGCCGACTACGCGCAGGTGAGCCTGCTGGGCGCGGCTGAGCAGCACGTGGCCGCCCTGCACGGAGCGGAGCTGGACGACTCGGGTCGGAGGTCTCCGGTCGAGGCGAGCCTGTGCACGGTCACGGCAGCCTTCGGGGCCCCGCTCGCCATCGAGGACGCCCAGACCCACCCATGGGTGAGCGACCTGCCACCGGTGGCCACGGGAGCGGTGTCGTCGTACCTCGGGGTGCTCCTGTGCGACCAGCCCGGCAACGTGCTCGGGTCGCTGTGCGTCTACGGCAGCGAGCCCCGGGAGTGGTTGGCCGGTGACGTCGCGCGCCTGCTGTCGATCGCCGAGCTGGTGGCGGACGAGCTCGACAGCAGCAGCCGCTCCAACGAGGGGTCCTCGACGTCGATCCGGCTCGAGCTGGCCGCGGCGGCCGCCGACCTCGGCAGCTTCGACCACGACCTGGGCACCGGCCTGCTCGTCTGGGACGCGCGGATGCGCGCGCTGCACGGGCTCACCGAGGCCGACGTCGCCGGCGACCTCGCGTCCTTCGAGTCCGTCGTCCACCCGGAGGACCTCCCCGGCGTGCGCCAGGCCACCGACAGCGCGGTGGAGGCGCTCGGCGACCTCGTCCTCAACTACCGCGTGCGGCTCCCCGGCGGCGGCCACCGCTGGGTCAAGGCCCGTGGTCGGGTGCTCCCCGGGCTGCTCGGTCAGGCGGCCCGGATCGTGGGTGCGGCCTACGACAGCTCCGCCGAGCGCGGGCTCAGCGAGGAGCTCAGTCGGCTGCTCGAGACGATGCCCGCGGCGTTCGTACGCGTCGACCACGACTGGTCGCTCACCTACGCCAACGCCGGCGCCGAGGCCTCCTTCGGGCGACGGCGCCACGAGCTGATCGGCCGACCGCTGTGGGAGGCCTTCCCGGAGGCCAGCGGGACCGAGGCGGAGGAGGCCTACCGCCAGGCCCGCGCGACGGGCCAGCCGACCACCGTCGAGGTGCGGCTGCGTGGGGCGTGGCTCGAGGTGCACGTCTGGCCGGACGCCCAGGGCATGAGCTTCTTCCTCCAAGACGTGACGCACCGCAAGGACGCGGAGCAGGCCCTGGAGCGCGAGGTGCGGGTCCTGCAGAGCGCGCTGCTCCCCAAGGAGGCGCAGGCGGTTCCCCACGTCGTGGTGGCCACCCGCTACCTCCCGGCGACGTCGGGCGCGCTGGCGGGCGGAGACTTCTTCAAGACCGTGCGCGTCGAGGGTCGCCTGGTCGTCATGCTCGGCGACGTCATGGGCCACGGCACCGCGTCGGCCGCCCGCGCCGGGCAGCTGCACAGCCTCGGGGCCGCCCTCGCGCTCGAGGGGCATGGCCCGGGTGCGCTGCTCGAGCGCCTCGCCCGTGGGGTCCACCAGATGATGGACCTCGAGCTCGCGACCCTGCTCGTGTGCTCCTACGACCCGGCCACGCGGCTGCTGACCTGCGCCACCGCGGGTCACCCACCGCCGCTGGTCGCTCCCGTGGTGGGGCAGCCCCGCTACCTCGACCTCGAGCCCGGACCTCCGATCGGGGTGGCGACGGGGGAGTACGCCGAGCTTGTCTGCGCGCTGGAGGCCGGGTCGACCACCGTGCTGTTCAGCGACGGGCTCGTGGAGCGCCGCGACGAGAGCATCGAGACCGGGCTGGAGCGCCTGCGTCAGGCCGTCGCCGAGCTGCGGATGCCACCGGAGGCGGTGGCGGACCACGTCCTCGAGGAGCTCGGCTGCCGCACGGCGGGGTCCGACGACGTCGCGCTGCTCGTGCTCAGCCACCTCTGA